The sequence TAATAGTAGATGTTTTTAGGAATCTATAGCATCAAGTAATCAAACCAGAAACAGTTTTTAACTGTAATTATTAACCACTAAAACAATAATAAACTAAGAAATCTAAAATGTTCAAATGTATGGTTCTTTCACAGATTGTTTTCTATGAGGATCGTAACTTCCAGGGCCGCTCTTATGAGTGCAACTCTGAGTGTCCAGATATGTCCGCATATTTTCATCGCTGTAATTCCATTCGAGTGGAGAGTGGAAACTGGATTCTGTATGAGCACCCCAACTATAGAGGACACCAGTATTACCTTAGCAGGGGAGAATATCCTAATTTCCAGCAATGGATGGGTTTCAATGACTCCATCAGATCTTGTCGTATTAGCCCACAGGTAAAGATATTTACCAAAAAGAACCTTACATAAATATGATGCAGTCCAAAAAAGCATTATTTTCCAATTATCAATTATTATAAAATTACCTTTGCAAATATGACCTTTTTTgactattattcattattttatggATTATATCTTCAATTAAAAATTCCATTGTCAGGTAACAGGTGTGTTAacattgataaaatatatataggtatatatatatttattctcgtATAGATTTTTGATGTTTACATGAAATTATAcaattattttacttttgtttataaataattttttcttCGTAAAGCACCATGGATCATTCAGAGTAAAGGTCTATGAGAGGGAGGATTTCCGAGGTCAGATGATGGAGTTCACTGAAGATTGTCCTAATGTCAATGAGAGATTCCGTTCCCATGACATCCACTCCTGCCAGGTGATTGATGGCTACTGGATGTTCTATGAGGAACCAAATTACAAAGGACGCCAGTATTACCTGAGACCTGGAGAGTACAGAAGATATACTGACTGGGGTGCCATGAGCCCAAGAATTGGCTCATTCAAGagacttcaccatttctaataagTTGTATTTATTACTAAATCAGCATGTCATTAAGAATATAATAAAAGCTTCAAAAATTATCTTTAAGgtctatatttttttcattttctatttttgttgtggttttataccttttattttacGTGCAAAATGCAAACACTTATTTTAAACCACAGTTCAGTaaatacattattacattattcctataaaaaaacaaataatgagtAAGTAATAAGgtgaattatattatattttagatATAGTCCCTCAGGAAGTTGAAGTTGTGACAGACAACATACTTATAGCTTTTTTTACTGAAGGTGGTTTGACCCAAAAAAGTAATAGTATTTCATAAAAGAAGAATGAAAACATTCTTTCAACAACTCTGTCATGTATCAAATAATATCTACGGTGTTGTTTTCTggtatgacattttttttaatgctttctttGCAGAATATAGTACAttcttatacaaatatatatttatatttatatatttgtatatatgtcctATATGTAAAGGTAATAGGGATTCTTTGTGAGTTAGAATAATGGAAGAAATATTAAGAAAGACCTGGACATCCAACTACAACCTTTTACACTTCACATGTTAAGCCTCTACAGAAACTGCTGAATTTGAATAAGCATTTAACAACACAGAATATTCACTGATTCTAAGGCTTCACATATCTGAAAGATCCATTTATGTACATGTTCATATTCAATGGAACATGTTCGATGTCGAGATGGTTTTTGTGAGCTACCTTCATTTCTAATCTCCTTAATTAGGCTAAGTTAGACTGTTGAAACTTCAAAGCTGCAGAGTAAGATTTGTCATAGCAGATTTATGTTCATGCAAAAGCACATGCTTTGAATGtaagaaataaacataaaaaaaattacaaaacaagGCAACATTTAGTAGCCACCG is a genomic window of Pelobates fuscus isolate aPelFus1 chromosome 8, aPelFus1.pri, whole genome shotgun sequence containing:
- the LOC134571639 gene encoding gamma-crystallin 1-like isoform X1, with amino-acid sequence MVLSQIVFYEDRNFQGRSYECNSECPDMSAYFHRCNSIRVESGNWILYEHPNYRGHQYYLSRGEYPNFQQWMGFNDSIRSCRISPQHHGSFRVKVYEREDFRGQMMEFTEDCPNVNERFRSHDIHSCQVIDGYWMFYEEPNYKGRQYYLRPGEYRRYTDWGAMSPRIGSFKRLHHF
- the LOC134571639 gene encoding gamma-crystallin-3-like isoform X2; the protein is MGKIVFYEDRNFQGRSYECNSECPDMSAYFHRCNSIRVESGNWILYEHPNYRGHQYYLSRGEYPNFQQWMGFNDSIRSCRISPQHHGSFRVKVYEREDFRGQMMEFTEDCPNVNERFRSHDIHSCQVIDGYWMFYEEPNYKGRQYYLRPGEYRRYTDWGAMSPRIGSFKRLHHF